Below is a window of Myxococcota bacterium DNA.
GTCGGGGATGGCGTTCTCCTTCCCCGACGGCGTCGGCAGGGTGATACCCTGGCGCGATGTGCGACTCGGTGGTGGCGCTGGGGGTCGAGACGCGTCGGGGGCACACCCTGTTCGCGAAGAACAGTGATCGGGAGGGCGAGGAGTGTCAGCCCTTCGTCCAGCATCCGGCGGCCCACCACGCCCCGGGATCGACGCTGCTGTGCACCCACATCGAGATCCCCCAGGTGGCCGAGACCTACGCCGTCATGGGTCACTCGCCGTGGTGGGTGTGGGGCCTCGAACACGGCGTCAATGAACATGGCGTCGCGATCGGAAACCACACGGTCTTCTCACGAGAGCCGGTCGAGGAAACGTCCGGTCTGATCGGGATGGACCTCGTCCGCCTTGGTCTAGAGCGCGGTCGCACCGCGCGTGAAGCCCTCGAGGTGATCGCGACGCTGCTCGAGACCCACGGACAGGGGGGCGCGGCACGCGGTCCCGACGGCACCGGCTACCACAACAGCTTCCTGCTCGCCGACCCGGGAAACGCCTGGCAGCTCGAAACCTCGAACCGCCGCTGGGTCGCCCGGCAGCTGCGGCTCGGCGCCGTTTCCAATCACTACGGACTGGGCAACGGGTGGGACATCGCCTCGCGCGACTTCGAGGCCTGGGTGCGCCAGGAAGGCTATTGGCGCGAGCCGTCCCGGGTCGATGTCGCGAACGCACTGCGCAACCCGCAC
It encodes the following:
- a CDS encoding C69 family dipeptidase is translated as MCDSVVALGVETRRGHTLFAKNSDREGEECQPFVQHPAAHHAPGSTLLCTHIEIPQVAETYAVMGHSPWWVWGLEHGVNEHGVAIGNHTVFSREPVEETSGLIGMDLVRLGLERGRTAREALEVIATLLETHGQGGAARGPDGTGYHNSFLLADPGNAWQLETSNRRWVARQLRLGAVSNHYGLGNGWDIASRDFEAWVRQEGYWREPSRVDVANALRNPHVPGRLSSGRHRRSLEQLETGRGSHDVASFSRLLRDHDEGGPVWRGRDANPEEERFFTLCAHSDPVFHTTASLVAELPTQRPFAWPVWIGFGSPCTSVLVPVYLDATLPGCFARSIDMPDAPALWPRFKRLELLAARDPERSTPLARAAWQRFEASVDEPREDMEREARAAHLAGQTDRGRAILDDFVDRMTADLLGELVSVTDALGTEAPEMVASP